The Prevotella sp. oral taxon 299 str. F0039 genome has a segment encoding these proteins:
- a CDS encoding porin family protein: MKKVILMATFALISMVSFAQQSVGTLLVRPKIGLNFADLTNMNTTPRVGVVLGAEAEYQLTDIVSASVGALYSVQGAKLNGFKLPTINATMNEKVTANFNYITFPVLANVYVMDNFAVSLGLQPSFNITGKYDVGPWEYKDAAKTLELSIPIGVSYTTGNLVLDGRYNFGITRATTLLDSKNSVFQFTVGYNFALE, encoded by the coding sequence ATGAAAAAGGTAATTTTGATGGCAACTTTTGCCCTAATAAGTATGGTGTCTTTTGCTCAACAAAGCGTTGGAACACTCCTTGTTAGACCAAAGATTGGTTTGAACTTTGCAGACTTAACAAATATGAATACAACCCCTCGGGTTGGTGTTGTACTTGGTGCTGAAGCAGAATATCAATTAACTGACATCGTTTCTGCTAGTGTTGGAGCTTTATATTCTGTTCAAGGAGCTAAGTTAAATGGTTTTAAGTTACCTACAATCAATGCAACAATGAACGAGAAGGTTACAGCAAACTTCAATTATATCACTTTCCCTGTTCTTGCAAATGTGTATGTTATGGATAATTTTGCTGTAAGTTTAGGCCTACAACCAAGCTTTAACATTACTGGTAAGTATGATGTTGGCCCTTGGGAATATAAAGATGCAGCTAAAACATTAGAGTTATCAATTCCTATTGGTGTTTCTTATACAACTGGAAACCTTGTATTGGACGGACGTTATAACTTCGGTATTACCCGTGCAACAACTCTATTAGATTCTAAAAATAGTGTATTCCAATTCACAGTGGGTTATAACTTCGCATTAGAATAA
- a CDS encoding YqiA/YcfP family alpha/beta fold hydrolase, translating to MQTSQLNNASNLMAGKKVLYVHGFMSSAQSGTVHLLKELMPQAEIIAEDLPLHPQEALDMLRELCKSEQPDLIIGTSMGGMFTEMLYGYDRIVVNPAFRMGETMSKHGHMGKQVFQNPRKDGVQEFIVTKALVKEFDEVTAQCFTQVTNDEQQRVYGLFGDEDEFVTCSDLFEQYYTNSISFHGGHRLTDKVALHSLLPVIRWIDNKQEQREPPVVYISYETLLDAYAKPKSSLMKAYEMLLVNYNVVIVVPSAPYHPEITAEKQQWIEQYLSVPAYKHVVLCDDISLLYGDYLITTNEDAPFLGTVITFGSDEFKSWEDIIVYFSRLGGQ from the coding sequence ATGCAAACATCACAATTAAATAATGCCTCTAATTTGATGGCAGGAAAGAAGGTCTTGTATGTTCATGGCTTTATGTCTTCGGCTCAATCGGGCACAGTTCATCTACTAAAAGAATTAATGCCACAAGCAGAAATCATAGCAGAAGACTTGCCGTTGCACCCTCAAGAGGCACTAGATATGCTGAGAGAACTTTGCAAAAGCGAACAACCCGACCTCATAATAGGAACTTCTATGGGTGGAATGTTCACCGAAATGCTTTACGGCTACGACCGTATTGTAGTGAATCCAGCCTTTAGAATGGGCGAAACGATGAGTAAACACGGGCATATGGGTAAGCAAGTGTTTCAAAATCCACGCAAAGATGGAGTGCAAGAGTTTATCGTTACCAAAGCACTTGTAAAGGAGTTTGATGAGGTTACGGCACAATGTTTTACACAAGTGACAAACGATGAGCAACAAAGGGTGTATGGATTGTTTGGCGATGAAGATGAGTTTGTTACCTGTTCTGACCTTTTTGAACAGTATTATACTAACTCTATTAGCTTTCATGGAGGTCATCGACTCACAGATAAGGTGGCTCTTCACTCGTTATTGCCTGTTATTCGCTGGATAGATAACAAGCAAGAACAACGTGAACCGCCTGTTGTTTACATCTCATACGAAACGCTTTTAGATGCTTATGCAAAGCCTAAATCGAGCTTAATGAAGGCTTATGAGATGCTTTTAGTCAACTATAATGTGGTGATTGTTGTCCCTTCGGCTCCTTATCACCCAGAAATAACAGCAGAAAAGCAACAATGGATTGAGCAATATCTTAGCGTTCCTGCCTATAAACACGTGGTTCTCTGCGACGATATTAGCTTACTTTATGGAGATTATCTCATCACTACCAATGAAGACGCTCCCTTCTTGGGTACCGTTATCACCTTTGGTAGCGATGAATTTAAATCGTGGGAAGATATAATTGTTTATTTTTCACGCCTAGGAGGACAATAA
- a CDS encoding MFS transporter, which yields MENASKSPITWVPSVYFAMGLPFVVLNMVSVLMFKGMGISDGQIAFWTSLIMMPWTLKFLWSPFLEMYKTKKFFVVLTQLVTGLGFLLVGLVLHLPWFFSLCIFLMAIIAFSGATHDIATDGVYMAELSKEEQASWIGWQGAFYNIAKIVASGGLVWVAGRLLKHFGGVDGATAEVMHSAAANAWMIVMIAIGTLMILLSLYHIKQLPSGKGTAVKTASAKETFDRLVEVLKNFFTKKHIVYYIFFIILYRFGEGFVMKIVPLFLKAARSEGGLGLNEEQIGLYYGTFGAAAFVLGSVLAGYYISHFGLKRTLFSLCCIFNLPFVAYTFLSQVQPESGLLIGSMITLEYFGYGFGFAGLTLFMMQQIAPGKHQMAHYAFASAIMNLGVMLPGMVSGFISDAIGYKWFFVFTLIATIPAFLVTYFVPFTHSDKE from the coding sequence ATGGAAAATGCATCAAAAAGCCCAATAACTTGGGTGCCAAGTGTTTATTTTGCGATGGGATTACCATTCGTAGTACTTAATATGGTGTCCGTTTTAATGTTTAAAGGAATGGGTATTAGCGATGGACAAATTGCCTTTTGGACTTCGTTAATCATGATGCCTTGGACATTAAAGTTCCTTTGGAGCCCCTTTTTAGAGATGTATAAAACAAAGAAATTCTTTGTTGTTTTAACCCAACTTGTTACTGGTTTGGGCTTTCTTCTTGTGGGATTGGTGCTTCATTTACCATGGTTCTTTTCGTTATGTATCTTCTTAATGGCGATAATAGCATTCAGTGGAGCAACTCACGACATTGCAACCGATGGCGTATATATGGCAGAATTGAGCAAAGAAGAGCAGGCTTCGTGGATCGGTTGGCAAGGTGCTTTCTACAATATTGCTAAGATTGTTGCATCAGGAGGATTAGTTTGGGTAGCAGGAAGACTACTAAAACACTTCGGAGGAGTAGACGGAGCGACTGCAGAAGTGATGCACTCGGCAGCTGCAAACGCATGGATGATTGTGATGATTGCTATCGGAACACTCATGATTCTTTTGAGTTTGTATCACATTAAGCAACTTCCAAGTGGTAAAGGAACTGCAGTTAAAACCGCATCTGCAAAGGAAACGTTCGATCGTTTGGTTGAAGTTTTAAAGAATTTCTTTACAAAGAAACACATTGTTTACTATATCTTCTTCATCATTTTATATCGTTTTGGAGAAGGATTCGTTATGAAAATCGTGCCATTGTTCCTTAAAGCAGCACGAAGTGAAGGCGGATTGGGACTTAATGAAGAGCAAATAGGTTTGTATTATGGCACCTTTGGAGCTGCAGCCTTTGTGCTTGGATCGGTTCTTGCGGGCTATTATATCTCGCATTTCGGACTCAAACGCACCCTATTCTCATTGTGTTGCATTTTCAACTTACCATTTGTTGCTTATACATTCCTATCTCAAGTGCAGCCAGAAAGCGGTTTGTTAATTGGTAGTATGATTACACTCGAATACTTTGGATATGGCTTTGGATTCGCAGGTTTAACCCTTTTCATGATGCAACAAATTGCTCCTGGAAAGCACCAAATGGCACATTATGCCTTTGCATCAGCCATAATGAATCTCGGAGTGATGCTTCCTGGTATGGTAAGTGGTTTCATTAGCGATGCTATTGGTTATAAATGGTTCTTCGTCTTCACATTGATTGCAACCATTCCAGCATTCTTAGTCACTTATTTTGTGCCCTTTACCCATTCTGATAAAGAATAA
- a CDS encoding glycoside hydrolase family 130 protein: MKVSKDLMPWEERPQGCTDILWRYSKNPVIGRYQIPTSNSIFNSAVVPFEGGFAGVFRCDNKAVQMNIFAGFSKDGINWEINHEPIVFKAGNTEMIESDYKYDPRVTWIEDRYWITWCNGYHGPTIGIGYTFDFKEFYQCENAFLPFNRNGVLFPEKINGKYAMLSRPSDNGHTPFGDIYLSFSPDMKYWGEHRNVMKVTPFEDSAWQCTKIGAGSVPFLTDEGWLMFYHGVINTCNGFRYSMGAAILDKNDPTKVLYRTQPYLLAPAAPYELQGDVPNVVFPCAALQDGERVAVYYGAADTVVGMAFGYIKDIIEFTKKNSIV; the protein is encoded by the coding sequence ATGAAAGTATCTAAAGACTTGATGCCTTGGGAAGAAAGACCTCAAGGATGTACCGACATTTTGTGGCGTTATTCAAAGAATCCAGTAATTGGAAGATATCAAATTCCAACATCAAATAGTATCTTTAACAGTGCTGTTGTGCCATTCGAAGGCGGTTTTGCTGGTGTATTCCGTTGCGATAACAAAGCAGTTCAAATGAATATCTTTGCTGGTTTCAGTAAAGATGGTATCAATTGGGAAATCAATCACGAGCCAATTGTATTCAAAGCTGGTAATACTGAAATGATTGAATCGGATTATAAATATGATCCTCGAGTAACATGGATAGAAGATCGCTATTGGATTACATGGTGTAACGGTTATCACGGACCAACAATTGGAATTGGATATACCTTCGATTTCAAAGAATTCTATCAATGCGAGAATGCCTTTTTGCCTTTCAATAGAAACGGAGTGCTATTCCCTGAGAAGATAAATGGAAAGTATGCCATGTTAAGTAGACCATCAGATAACGGCCATACACCATTCGGTGACATCTATTTAAGCTTCAGTCCTGACATGAAATACTGGGGAGAGCACCGCAATGTAATGAAAGTTACACCATTTGAAGATAGTGCTTGGCAATGTACTAAGATAGGAGCAGGATCTGTTCCCTTCTTAACTGACGAAGGATGGTTGATGTTCTACCACGGAGTTATCAACACTTGCAATGGTTTCCGCTATTCAATGGGAGCAGCAATTCTTGATAAGAACGACCCAACAAAGGTGCTTTATCGCACTCAACCTTATCTTCTTGCACCAGCAGCACCATACGAATTACAAGGAGATGTGCCCAATGTGGTATTTCCTTGCGCTGCTTTACAAGATGGAGAGCGTGTTGCTGTGTACTATGGAGCAGCTGATACGGTTGTTGGTATGGCGTTTGGTTATATCAAAGACATCATCGAATTTACAAAGAAAAATAGCATAGTATAA
- a CDS encoding hemerythrin domain-containing protein, whose amino-acid sequence MKARIDFEQWPIDLLIDYALKIHHRTIREVGPELLYRIGKLSAEHDDLSTIYELFSESLTDLDEHLMKEENILFPLVDDIRRAAIENKQLGGFHCGTVQNPISVMMADHVGETDRHNRIAELTNNYTAPAGSNEEYQAVLNGLKEFREALLEHIYIEDELIFPQAITLEGEVR is encoded by the coding sequence ATGAAAGCAAGAATAGATTTTGAACAATGGCCAATCGACTTGTTGATCGATTATGCATTGAAAATACATCACAGAACCATTAGAGAAGTAGGCCCAGAGCTACTTTATCGCATTGGAAAGTTAAGTGCTGAACACGATGATTTGAGCACTATTTACGAGCTATTTAGCGAGTCTTTGACTGATTTAGACGAGCACTTGATGAAAGAAGAGAACATTCTTTTCCCATTAGTAGACGATATTCGCCGTGCAGCTATTGAGAATAAGCAACTCGGAGGCTTTCATTGTGGAACCGTTCAAAACCCTATTTCGGTGATGATGGCAGACCATGTGGGTGAAACCGATCGTCATAATCGCATTGCAGAGCTAACCAATAACTACACAGCTCCAGCAGGTTCGAACGAAGAATATCAAGCAGTTCTCAACGGATTAAAGGAATTTAGAGAGGCACTTCTTGAACATATCTATATCGAAGATGAGCTAATTTTCCCACAAGCAATAACTCTTGAGGGAGAGGTTAGATAA
- a CDS encoding pyridoxamine 5'-phosphate oxidase family protein, whose product MKYVNEEIRRQDRLLNKEQALDLLTQTEYGILSMIDENGLPYGIPVNHVWDKKNSIYIHCAPEGKKLRAIKHHPNVSFCVVGRTNVLPKYFTTEYESAVFFGTARAQLDDEEKMKALHLLIDKLSPEFKELGDTYAHKSFNRVEIIRIDIESFSGKAKTAKQVRKNY is encoded by the coding sequence ATGAAATATGTAAACGAAGAGATTAGACGCCAAGATCGTTTGCTAAATAAAGAACAAGCACTCGACCTTTTAACGCAAACTGAATATGGAATTCTATCGATGATCGATGAAAATGGTTTGCCTTATGGCATTCCTGTTAACCATGTTTGGGACAAAAAGAACTCTATTTACATTCATTGTGCACCCGAAGGAAAGAAGCTTCGTGCAATAAAACATCACCCTAACGTATCTTTTTGCGTTGTTGGTAGAACCAATGTACTGCCAAAGTATTTCACAACTGAATACGAAAGTGCTGTGTTTTTCGGTACTGCTCGAGCGCAATTAGATGATGAAGAGAAAATGAAAGCGTTACATCTGCTTATTGATAAGCTATCACCTGAGTTCAAAGAGCTGGGAGATACCTACGCACACAAGTCGTTTAACAGAGTTGAAATCATTCGAATTGATATCGAATCGTTCAGCGGAAAGGCGAAAACGGCAAAGCAAGTACGCAAAAATTATTAA
- a CDS encoding oxidoreductase codes for MESKVILLTGASSGIGFQTAEHLAKQGHKVYGAARRVEQIEALKPLGVVPLKLDLTEKASIAKAVAHVIDLEKRIDVLVNNAGYGLLGAVEDVELSEVRKQFEVNVFGLASITKAVLPYMRAQKQGTIINISSIAGRISMPFWAWYTATKHSIEAFSDALRMEVASKGIHVAVIEPGGIKTNWGLIAAEHLENNATNSAYKQQALSAAQRLKQRYEGASLSEPMVIAKAIAHAVNSKRPKSRYLIGFGAKPLAWLHTLLPTRLFDFIAKRL; via the coding sequence ATGGAGAGTAAGGTTATTTTACTAACGGGTGCAAGTAGTGGTATAGGCTTTCAAACAGCCGAACACTTAGCTAAACAAGGGCATAAGGTGTATGGAGCAGCTCGAAGAGTGGAGCAAATAGAGGCTTTAAAACCTTTGGGTGTGGTACCTTTAAAGCTCGATTTAACCGAAAAAGCAAGTATTGCTAAAGCTGTGGCGCATGTTATCGACCTTGAAAAGCGCATAGATGTGTTGGTAAACAACGCTGGTTATGGTTTATTAGGGGCGGTTGAAGATGTTGAACTGAGCGAGGTTCGAAAGCAATTCGAGGTGAATGTGTTTGGACTTGCATCCATTACGAAAGCCGTATTACCTTATATGAGGGCGCAAAAGCAAGGAACCATTATCAATATATCGTCGATTGCGGGTCGCATTTCGATGCCTTTTTGGGCATGGTACACTGCCACTAAGCACTCTATTGAAGCCTTTAGCGATGCCTTGCGCATGGAGGTTGCCAGCAAAGGAATACACGTTGCGGTGATTGAACCAGGCGGAATTAAAACCAATTGGGGACTTATTGCAGCTGAACATCTCGAAAATAATGCCACGAACAGTGCCTACAAACAACAGGCTTTGAGTGCTGCCCAACGATTAAAGCAACGCTACGAGGGCGCAAGCTTGAGCGAACCCATGGTCATTGCCAAAGCCATTGCCCATGCAGTGAATAGCAAACGCCCCAAAAGTCGCTATCTAATTGGTTTCGGTGCTAAGCCTTTAGCATGGTTACACACTCTTCTTCCTACCCGATTATTCGATTTTATTGCAAAAAGACTATAA
- a CDS encoding AMP-binding protein has protein sequence MLERFLKQISFRSEEDYNKNLEFIIPNNFNFAYDVMDVWAEEKPNKTALIWTDDEENERFFTFGELKELTDQAASYFLSLGIGKGDMVMLILKRHYEWWISILALHKIGAIAIPATHMLTTHDIVYRNNRAGVKAIICVGEDYVLEQITAAVSQSPTVKTLVSIGPKVPENFHSWHEEIGNAPAFVRPSHVNDNNDIMLMYFTSGTSGEPKMVAHNYLYPLGHITTGVFWHNLHENSIHLTVADTGWGKAVWGKLYGQWFAGAAVFVFNHDKFTAEKILKKIEKYRITSFCAPPTVYRFMIHEDLSIYDLSSLEYCTTAGEALNPSVYDKFYNITGVKLMEGFGQTETTMTLGTMPWHQPKPGSMGKPNAQYDIDLIRSDGSSCEDGEKGEIIVRLDKHRPIGLFNEYYRDEELTNKVCCDGIYHTGDVAWRDEDGYFWFVGRTDDVIKSSGYRIGPFEVESALMTHPAVIECAITGVPNDLRGMVVKATVVLHKDWKDKAGDELVKTLQEHVKHETAPYKYPRIIEFVNELPKTISGKIRRVEIREKDNKK, from the coding sequence ATGTTAGAACGCTTTCTAAAACAGATTTCATTTCGTTCGGAAGAAGATTATAATAAGAATTTAGAGTTTATCATACCCAATAACTTCAACTTTGCATACGATGTGATGGATGTTTGGGCTGAAGAAAAGCCCAATAAAACGGCATTGATATGGACAGATGATGAAGAAAACGAACGCTTTTTCACCTTTGGTGAGCTGAAAGAGCTTACCGACCAGGCTGCATCTTACTTCCTTTCGCTAGGCATTGGCAAAGGAGATATGGTGATGTTGATATTGAAACGTCACTACGAATGGTGGATCTCGATTCTTGCTTTGCATAAAATTGGAGCGATTGCAATACCTGCAACGCACATGCTTACAACACATGATATTGTTTATCGCAATAATCGTGCAGGCGTAAAAGCCATTATTTGCGTTGGAGAAGATTATGTATTAGAGCAAATTACGGCTGCAGTGAGCCAGAGTCCAACAGTGAAAACGCTCGTAAGTATTGGTCCAAAGGTACCCGAAAACTTCCATTCTTGGCACGAAGAGATAGGCAATGCTCCTGCATTTGTGCGTCCTTCGCATGTGAACGACAATAACGATATCATGTTAATGTACTTCACCAGCGGTACAAGTGGTGAGCCAAAGATGGTTGCACACAATTATCTTTATCCCTTAGGACACATCACTACAGGTGTATTTTGGCACAACTTGCACGAAAACAGCATTCATCTTACTGTGGCAGACACTGGTTGGGGCAAGGCTGTTTGGGGCAAATTATATGGTCAATGGTTTGCAGGTGCAGCTGTATTTGTGTTTAATCACGATAAATTTACAGCGGAAAAGATTCTCAAAAAGATAGAGAAATACCGCATTACATCGTTTTGTGCGCCTCCAACAGTCTATCGTTTCATGATACATGAAGACCTTTCGATCTACGATTTGTCGTCTCTTGAATACTGCACAACGGCTGGTGAGGCTCTTAACCCATCGGTTTATGATAAGTTCTACAACATCACAGGAGTGAAATTGATGGAGGGTTTCGGTCAAACTGAAACAACTATGACTCTTGGAACGATGCCTTGGCACCAGCCAAAGCCTGGTTCTATGGGTAAACCTAATGCACAATACGACATCGATCTCATTCGTTCTGATGGCTCATCATGCGAAGATGGCGAGAAAGGTGAAATCATTGTGCGCCTCGATAAACATCGTCCTATCGGACTATTCAACGAATATTATCGTGATGAAGAATTGACAAACAAGGTGTGTTGCGATGGAATTTATCACACAGGCGACGTTGCTTGGCGTGATGAAGACGGCTACTTCTGGTTCGTTGGACGCACTGATGATGTGATTAAGAGTAGCGGTTACCGCATTGGTCCATTCGAAGTGGAGAGTGCTTTGATGACTCATCCTGCCGTAATTGAATGTGCTATCACTGGAGTTCCCAACGATTTGCGTGGTATGGTGGTAAAAGCTACGGTGGTGTTGCATAAAGATTGGAAGGATAAAGCAGGCGATGAGCTGGTGAAAACCTTGCAAGAGCACGTTAAACACGAAACTGCTCCCTACAAATATCCTCGTATTATCGAGTTCGTTAACGAGCTTCCGAAGACCATCAGCGGTAAGATTAGACGTGTGGAGATTAGAGAAAAGGACAATAAGAAATAG
- a CDS encoding helix-turn-helix domain-containing protein codes for MDTSLKQIGERLKGLREIFNISPEEIAQLCDISLEHYFKIEAGEADPSFYRLSKIAKRYNIGVDALLFGEEAHMSSYFVTRSGKGKSTEKHKNYTYEALATAFRGRKADPFVVTIEPLEGDLRHNPNNYSGQEFDYVLEGTLEILIGNKELILNPGDSIYFDAQQKHCMRALGGKSVKFLCVVI; via the coding sequence ATGGACACATCATTAAAACAAATAGGCGAGCGATTAAAGGGCTTGAGAGAAATATTTAACATCTCACCTGAAGAAATTGCACAGTTATGCGACATTTCTTTAGAGCATTATTTTAAGATAGAAGCAGGCGAAGCCGATCCTTCTTTCTATAGATTATCAAAGATTGCCAAACGATATAACATAGGTGTCGACGCTCTTTTATTTGGCGAAGAAGCTCACATGAGCAGCTATTTCGTTACAAGAAGCGGTAAAGGTAAAAGCACAGAGAAACACAAGAACTACACATACGAGGCTCTTGCAACTGCCTTTAGAGGTAGAAAAGCCGACCCATTTGTGGTGACTATCGAACCACTTGAGGGCGACTTGCGTCACAATCCCAACAATTATTCGGGTCAAGAGTTCGACTATGTGCTCGAAGGAACGCTCGAAATTCTCATCGGAAACAAAGAACTTATCCTCAATCCAGGCGATAGTATTTATTTCGATGCACAGCAAAAACACTGCATGCGTGCATTAGGTGGTAAGTCAGTGAAATTCCTTTGTGTGGTTATTTAA
- a CDS encoding arginine repressor: MKGKANRLEMIKMLISSREMSCQEEILLALQQVGYDITQATLSRDLKQLKVAKAANINGKYIFVLPNDTLYKRVDKPLPVTDMLSSTGFLSIRFSGNMAVIKTRPGYASSIAFNIDDANLPDILGTVAGADTILMVIKAGKMPEEIIHQLQHVDPSIH; this comes from the coding sequence ATGAAAGGAAAGGCGAACAGATTAGAAATGATAAAAATGCTCATCTCAAGTCGTGAGATGTCTTGTCAAGAAGAGATACTTCTTGCTCTTCAACAAGTTGGATATGACATAACACAAGCCACATTAAGTCGTGATCTTAAGCAGCTAAAGGTTGCCAAAGCCGCCAATATCAACGGCAAATATATCTTTGTTTTGCCCAACGACACATTATATAAACGAGTGGATAAGCCTCTTCCTGTAACCGACATGCTATCATCTACAGGCTTTTTGTCTATTCGTTTTTCAGGCAATATGGCTGTAATCAAAACCCGACCAGGCTATGCAAGCAGTATAGCTTTTAACATAGACGATGCCAATTTGCCCGACATTTTAGGAACAGTTGCAGGAGCTGACACCATATTAATGGTAATAAAGGCAGGCAAAATGCCCGAAGAAATTATCCATCAATTGCAACATGTCGACCCTTCTATTCACTAA
- a CDS encoding thioesterase family protein — protein MIKEGLEHSAHIIVEPEHSALSVGSGDMQVLATPALIAFMENVAMLTVRDVLSDEVTTVGGMIEVKHLKASPIGAEVVVKARLEKVDGIKLQFHLEAFQGEKLIAEGSHLRFIVNRQEFMSRVLKAE, from the coding sequence ATGATAAAAGAAGGACTAGAACATTCTGCTCACATAATAGTTGAGCCTGAACATAGTGCTTTAAGTGTTGGTTCTGGCGATATGCAAGTACTCGCAACACCTGCTCTTATTGCCTTTATGGAGAATGTTGCAATGCTAACTGTGCGTGATGTGTTGTCGGATGAGGTAACTACTGTGGGCGGAATGATTGAGGTGAAACACTTAAAAGCATCGCCAATAGGAGCCGAAGTGGTTGTGAAAGCAAGGCTTGAAAAGGTAGATGGAATTAAACTTCAATTCCATTTAGAGGCTTTTCAAGGTGAAAAGCTCATTGCAGAGGGTTCGCATTTGCGCTTTATTGTAAACAGGCAAGAGTTTATGAGCAGAGTGTTGAAGGCAGAATAG